A single region of the Triticum dicoccoides isolate Atlit2015 ecotype Zavitan chromosome 2B, WEW_v2.0, whole genome shotgun sequence genome encodes:
- the LOC119363427 gene encoding protein TsetseEP-like translates to MRSLGRTSLCFHLALLLLLAVVRADDPSLADGGRLIDPKPSPKPIPKLMPQPNPKMPHPNPNPNPNPKPTTPAMPEPNPIPDPDAKPQPKPMPQPDPKPTPEKPKPEPQPGSLPVYSLDDIGSDRTNPKPDPHPNPKANPRKPDPDAKPQPKPMPQPNPKPNPEKPKPKPQSGSLPVYSLDGVSDRTNPKPDPQPNPRTNPAKPDPEVKPQPQPKPQPNPKPTPAKPDPEIKPQPQPNPKPTPAKTEPEPRPGPSKSTPLDSLSVRFDKVNPKPDPHPTPKPTPKPQPNPNPHPGPSKPKPPVYARRVGSDKPLN, encoded by the coding sequence ATGAGGTCTCTCGGCCGCACTTCGTTGTGCTTTCACCTGGCCCTGCTTCTCCTCCTTGCCGTGGTCAGGGCAGATGATCCTAGCCTCGCCGATGGAGGGAGGCTCATCGACCCCAAGCCTTCCCCAAAACCCATTCCAAAACTGATGCCTCAACCCAACCCTAAAATGCCGCACCCGaacccaaacccaaacccaaacccaaaGCCCACGACTCCTGCAATGCCGGAACCCAACCCAATACCGGACCCAGATGCCAAGCCACAACCAAAACCAATGCCTCAGCCTGACCCGAAGCCAACTCCTGAAAAGCCAAAGCCTGAACCTCAGCCAGGCTCATTGCCGGTGTATTCACTAGACGACATTGGTTCCGACAGGACGAACCCAAAGCCTGACCCACACCCTAACCCTAAGGCAAACCCAAGAAAGCCGGACCCAGACGCCAAGCCACAACCAAAGCCAATGCCCCAGCCGAACCCGAAGCCAAATCCGGAAAAGCCAAAGCCTAAACCTCAGTCAGGGTCATTGCCGGTGTATTCACTAGACGGTGTTTCCGACAGGACGAACCCAAAGCCCGACCCGCAACCTAACCCTAGGACAAACCCAGCAAAGCCGGACCCAGAAGTCAAGCCACAACCACAGCCAAAGCCCCAGCCAAACCCAAAACCCACTCCTGCAAAGCCGGACCCAGAAATCAAGCCACAACCACAGCCAAACCCAAAACCCACTCCTGCAAAGACGGAGCCTGAACCACGGCCAGGACCATCCAAGTCGACGCCATTGGACTCACTGTCAGTTCGTTTCGACAAGGTGAACCCAAAGCctgatccacacccgacccccaagcCAACACCAAAGCCGCAGCcaaaccccaacccccacccgggaCCGTCCAAGCCTAAGCCGCCGGTGTACGCACGTCGCGTTGGCTCCGACAAGCCCCTCAACTAA